A stretch of Halichondria panicea chromosome 1, odHalPani1.1, whole genome shotgun sequence DNA encodes these proteins:
- the LOC135337768 gene encoding mucin-2-like — MLTSVILISCLLGLGSAWNQPKTCYIRQPSISSGAETELRLIRETLQIIADTLRGISTPSPTIYPTGTEPQTMSTQGTVTAESSTAPFTNPTIDTTTSSSTEPPSTTILATSANPLTTGTIASEPSTSPPVQTTQQPPTTSPPVQTTQPISEPSTSPPIQTTQPPTTSPPVQTTQPISEPSTSPPVQTTQQPSTTFSPAQTTQPISEPSTSPPIQTTQPPTTSPPVQTTQPISEPSTSPPVQTTQQPSTTFSPAQTTQPISEPSTSPPIQTTQQPPTTFPPVQTTQPISEPSTSPPIQTTQPPTTSSPVQTTQQPPTTFSPVQTTQPISEPSTSPPIQTTQPPTTSPPVQTTQPISEPSTSPPIQTTQQPPTTSPPVQTTQPISEPSTSPPVQTTQQPSTTSPPVQTTQPISEPSTSPPIQTTQPPTTSSPVQTTQQPSTTFPPVQTTQPISEPSTSPPIQTTLPPTTSPPVQTTQQPSTTSPPVQTTQQPSTTSSPVQTTQQPPTS; from the exons ATGTTGACTTCAGTGATACTGATAAGCTGTCTACTTGGTCTGGGGAGTGCCTGGAACCAACCCAAGACCTGTTATATAAGGCAGCCCTCGATCTCGAGTGGAGCTGAGACAGAGTTGAGGTTGATCAGAGAAACACTGCAAATTATTGCAGACACACTTCGTG GCATTTCAACACCAAGTCCAACAATCTATCCCACAGGGACTGAGCCACAGACGATGTCGACACAAGGGACAGTTACTGCTGAATCATCCACTGCACCTTTCACTAACCCAACGATTGATACTACTACATCTTCATCAACTGAACCACCTTCAACAACAATACTTGCTACAAGCGCCAATCCTTTAACAACTGGAACGATTGCTTCGGAACCAAGTACTTCCCCTCCCGTCCAAACTACTCAACAACCTCCAACAACTTCCCCTCCCGTCCAAACTACTCAACCTATTTCGGAACCGAGTACTTCCCCTCCCATCCAAACTACTCAACCTCCAACAACTTCCCCTCCCGTCCAAACTACTCAACCTATTTCGGAACCGAGTACTTCCCCTCCCGTCCAAACTACTCAACAACCTTCAACAACTTTCTCTCCCGCCCAAACCACTCAACCTATTTCAGAACCGAGTACTTCCCCTCCCATCCAAACTACTCAACCTCCAACAACTTCCCCTCCCGTCCAAACTACTCAACCTATTTCGGAACCGAGTACTTCCCCTCCCGTCCAAACTACTCAACAACCTTCAACAACTTTCTCTCCCGCCCAAACCACTCAACCTATTTCAGAACCGAGTACTTCCCCTCCCATCCAAACTACTCAACAACCTCCAACAACTTTCCCTCCCGTCCAAACTACTCAACCTATTTCGGAACCGAGTACTTCCCCTCCCATCCAAACTACTCAACCTCCAACAACTTCCTCTCCCGTCCAAACTACTCAACAACCTCCAACAACTTTCTCTCCCGTCCAAACTACTCAACCTATTTCAGAACCGAGTACTTCCCCTCCCATCCAAACTACTCAACCTCCAACAACTTCCCCTCCCGTCCAAACTACTCAACCTATTTCAGAACCGAGTACTTCCCCTCCCATCCAAACTACTCAACAACCTCCAACAACTTCCCCTCCCGTCCAAACTACTCAACCTATTTCAGAACCGAGTACTTCCCCTCCCGTCCAAACTACTCAACAACCTTCAACAACTTCCCCTCCCGTCCAAACTACTCAACCTATTTCAGAACCGAGTACTTCCCCTCCCATCCAAACTACTCAACCTCCAACAACTTCCTCTCCCGTCCAAACTACTCAACAACCTTCAACAACTTTCCCTCCCGTCCAAACTACTCAACCTATTTCGGAACCGAGTACTTCCCCTCCCATCCAAACTACTCTACCACCAACAACTTCCCCTCCCGTCCAAACTACTCAACAACCTTCAACAACTTCCCCTCCCGTCCAAACTACTCAACAACCTTCAACAACTTCCTCTCCCGTCCAAACTACTCAACAACCTCCAACTTCTTAA